A portion of the Stigmatella aurantiaca DW4/3-1 genome contains these proteins:
- a CDS encoding sensor histidine kinase, protein MMRPMSRPPPLPGPSLSSALGELARAQQRAGRSATVGLALLGVVALASPLLAYREDLQNAREEMLGNLSSQAQVQAEALGVHLGLLEAELRRLAEHPQLFPEDGSSGPEVAMLDSAFHHSPLFSEGVALLTPEGRRVWSDPAQMSLGASPLTSRPWFRRVLAEGVSDINLLEGTDGPLVVAVPITHGGKVTGLLVGELRAGARPLPGVRSGGADMSLLLDGNGQLLLPVPAPNFAWSAERAPRLRALAEAAGPLVLDGKRMLGAAAHVSVPGVSGMLLAVLEDEERDIARLQRRFLGELLFHIALLGSTLLLFTFLLRRSYRSLLAAEERLRHQETMAALGAASQLIAHEVKNALNGIQAALSLLRPAATAGEVALTALRAQVQRLGHLARSLLSFGAPRAAALRRPCELHLLVEEALQSVRLVPESEDVPVQVALQEGLTTQADPALLVSAIDNLVRNAVEAGAVARDTGLCPSPWVRVTLAREDNEAVLRVEDNAGGVDTDLEPRLWEPFATARAKGVGLGLPMARAAVESHGGHLTYTRLPDGSRFTLRLPLESTP, encoded by the coding sequence ATGATGCGCCCCATGTCGCGACCGCCCCCCCTGCCGGGCCCCTCCCTGTCCTCCGCCCTCGGAGAGCTGGCGCGCGCCCAACAGCGTGCCGGACGCTCCGCCACGGTGGGGCTGGCGCTGCTCGGCGTGGTGGCCCTGGCCAGCCCCCTGCTCGCCTACCGGGAGGATCTCCAGAACGCCCGCGAGGAGATGCTCGGCAACCTCTCCAGCCAGGCCCAGGTGCAGGCCGAGGCGCTGGGCGTGCACCTGGGCCTGCTGGAGGCGGAGCTGCGCCGGCTGGCCGAGCACCCCCAGCTCTTCCCCGAGGACGGCTCCTCGGGCCCGGAGGTGGCCATGCTGGACAGCGCCTTCCACCACTCGCCCCTCTTCTCCGAGGGCGTGGCCCTGCTCACCCCCGAGGGGCGCCGCGTGTGGAGCGATCCGGCCCAGATGTCGCTGGGGGCCTCCCCCCTGACCAGCCGCCCCTGGTTCCGCCGGGTGCTGGCCGAGGGCGTCTCGGACATCAACCTGCTGGAGGGGACGGATGGGCCGCTGGTGGTGGCGGTCCCCATCACGCACGGCGGCAAGGTGACGGGCCTGCTGGTGGGCGAGCTGCGCGCGGGGGCGCGTCCCCTTCCGGGCGTCCGCTCGGGGGGCGCGGACATGTCGCTGCTGCTGGATGGGAACGGCCAGCTCCTGCTGCCCGTGCCCGCGCCGAACTTCGCATGGAGCGCGGAGCGCGCCCCGCGGCTGCGCGCCCTGGCCGAGGCCGCCGGGCCCCTCGTGTTGGACGGCAAGCGCATGCTGGGCGCGGCGGCCCATGTCTCCGTCCCGGGCGTCAGCGGCATGCTGCTGGCCGTGCTGGAGGACGAGGAGCGGGACATCGCGCGGCTGCAGCGCCGTTTCCTCGGGGAGCTGCTCTTCCACATCGCCCTGCTGGGCAGCACCCTGCTGCTCTTCACCTTCCTGCTGCGCCGCTCGTACCGCTCGCTGCTGGCGGCCGAGGAGCGGCTGCGGCACCAGGAGACGATGGCCGCGCTGGGCGCCGCCAGCCAGCTCATCGCCCACGAGGTGAAGAACGCCCTCAACGGCATCCAGGCGGCCCTGTCGCTGCTGCGGCCCGCCGCCACCGCGGGTGAGGTGGCCCTGACCGCGCTGCGTGCCCAGGTGCAGCGGCTGGGGCACCTGGCCCGCTCGCTGCTGTCCTTCGGCGCCCCGAGGGCCGCCGCCCTGCGCCGCCCCTGCGAGCTGCACCTGCTGGTGGAGGAGGCCCTGCAGTCGGTGCGCCTGGTGCCGGAGTCCGAGGACGTGCCCGTGCAGGTGGCGCTGCAGGAAGGCCTCACCACGCAGGCGGACCCGGCGCTGCTGGTGTCCGCCATCGACAACCTGGTGCGCAACGCGGTGGAGGCGGGCGCGGTGGCGCGCGACACGGGCCTGTGTCCCTCGCCCTGGGTGCGGGTGACCCTCGCGCGCGAGGACAACGAGGCCGTCCTGCGGGTGGAGGACAACGCCGGCGGGGTGGACACGGACCTGGAGCCGCGCCTGTGGGAGCCCTTCGCCACCGCGCGCGCCAAGGGCGTGGGCCTGGGCCTGCCCATGGCCCGGGCCGCCGTGGAGTCCCATGGAGGCCACCTCACCTATACCCGCC
- a CDS encoding transposase, translating to MDNLGAHKVQGVRQAIEAIGACGVYLPPYSPDFNPIELWWADLKRQLRTLAPGVVDDLARVVRQLRAATPFEKLAAWFRHCLSFPQLN from the coding sequence ATGGACAATCTGGGCGCTCACAAAGTCCAAGGTGTGCGCCAGGCGATCGAGGCCATCGGAGCCTGTGGGGTGTACTTGCCGCCCTACAGCCCCGACTTCAACCCCATCGAGCTGTGGTGGGCCGACTTGAAGCGGCAGTTGCGCACGCTGGCCCCTGGCGTCGTCGACGATCTGGCTCGGGTAGTGCGGCAACTGCGCGCCGCAACGCCCTTCGAGAAGCTCGCCGCGTGGTTCCGTCACTGCCTTTCTTTCCCTCAACTCAACTGA
- a CDS encoding VOC family protein has translation MPPPTSSAAPTFYPVLRYKNAPAAIWWLTTAFGFEEHRVVPGPNGTVAHAELRFGTGIFMMGSQKDDLFGNAGMAPYVYVSDIDAHCARARAAGAVIEKEPFNTDYGSRDYAARDCEGHVWSFGTYRPAP, from the coding sequence ATGCCCCCCCCCACCTCCAGCGCCGCCCCGACCTTCTACCCCGTGCTACGCTACAAGAACGCGCCCGCCGCCATCTGGTGGCTCACCACCGCCTTTGGCTTCGAGGAACACCGGGTGGTCCCCGGGCCGAACGGCACCGTGGCCCACGCGGAGCTGCGCTTCGGCACGGGCATCTTCATGATGGGCAGCCAGAAGGACGACCTCTTCGGAAACGCAGGCATGGCCCCCTACGTTTACGTGAGCGACATTGACGCCCACTGCGCCCGGGCACGGGCCGCGGGGGCCGTCATCGAGAAGGAGCCCTTCAACACCGACTACGGCTCGCGGGACTATGCGGCGCGGGATTGCGAGGGCCACGTTTGGAGCTTTGGCACCTACCGCCCCGCGCCTTGA